The sequence aaacatattttaaaaaatagcatacccagtgctcgcttcggcagcacatatactaaaattggaatgatacagagaagattggCATgacccctgcgcaaggatgacacgcaaattcgtgaaaaaaaaatcataaaaaaatagcTTGCCCAACCCAATATTTACCATTTATATGAGAACAATCAGCTCTAGCCAGTTGTTTGGAGTATCtggtacactgaaaggtcatgggttcaattcccagtcagggcacatacctaggttgtgggttctggtccccagttggggtgtgtataaGAGGCAacaaatctgtttctctctcacatccatgtttctctctttcctttcctctctctctaaaagcaatgaacataccttcgggtgaggattgaaaaaaaaagaaaaagaaaaagaatattatttaaataagaaCGAGGAACTTCCTGTAAGTTATCATGGGGAGTCGAAAGTGATCTGTCAGCATCAAGCAGTCCTGGGGTTTTGTCAGTGAAGAGGGGATAATAGCCAGGTCAGTTTCACAGGTGAGACAGCTGGCAGGAAAGTATTGCGTGTGATGAGAATGCAGGAGGACTTCAACTGCTTGGATACCAGAtgatggggcggggtgggaatcCCATGACGATTTCTTCAGTGTCTTTAACTAAAAGGACAGGGGCTCTGAGGCAAGAGGAGTTACCCTTGTGCCACCAGGTCTAGCTGTTGGCTGTGGGGTCCTCTGTGGTGATGGCGATCTCCATGCTTTAGGGCAGCAATTATCAACCTTTTTCACTCCtgacacacataaattaattactaaaattctgggacacaccaaaaagtatattttcGACGATCTGACGAAAAAGAGGCACAATTTTGATCCATTCACAACAGATGGCTTATTGGGTtggtttgtcattttttaaaatgcatttttattgatttcagggagaggaatggagagggagagatagaaatatcaatgatgggagagaatcattgatccgctgcctcctgcacacccccccccccccccccccgcctggatcgagccggcaacctgggcatgtgccctgactgggaatcaaagctcCTTACAaccgagccacacaggctgggctggttTGTCATTGTTAAAATTTGATAGTCAAGGTCCCTGACTAAagaggtactgcatgttttaaaaattcttgcggcacaccagttgaaaatcgctgctttagGGTGAGCGCCAGAGAGGGACCCTGCGTCCCGGCAGAGCAGAACGCGAAAGGACAAGTCGCGTGTCCTGTCGGTCCCTTCCGGCGTCACCCTCTTTCCGGCCACTTCCGGCGTCGCCTCGGGCCGGTGCGATGGTGTCAGACCTGCGAAGGACACCTCTGAGCAGCGCGTTCCACAGCCATGGAGCAGGACGACCCGGCCGAGGCGCTGACGGAGCTGCGGGAGCGTAGGCTGAGCCCGTCTGAGCTGCTGCAGGTGGCGGCGGGCTCGGGCCTGGCCGCCTACGCCGTGTGGGCGCTGCTCCTGCAGCCGGGCTTTCGCCGGGTGCCCCTGCGGCTgcaggtgaggggcggggcccacGGAGGGACGCGGCTCcggccgaggggcggggccagggatgggggcggggcctgagttGAGGCGCCGAGTCCGGTTGTGGTGAAGCAGAGTGGGTGCTGCATAAGGGCCAGCCGGGCTGTGGGTTGGGACCTGCGTCGGGTAGGGCAGGACAGCTCACGCTAAGAAAGAAGCCCAGGAGGCGGGCTCCGCCCCGCGACCAGTCTGATTCCGATCTGGGGACCAGGCGTGTGAAGAGCCAGAGTGGCTAAGGGACTCGAGCCCTCCCAGCCACATGTCTCCTTGCCCAGGTCCCCTATGTTGGGGCGAGTGTGCGGCAGGTGGAGCACGTGTTGTCGCTGCTGCGAGGCCGTTCTGGAAAGCTGGTGGACCTGGGCTCTGGCGATGGCCGGATTGtaagcagtggggggaggggcgggggccacCCTCACTGCTCTCTCCCAACCTGCTGGTTCTGAGGCTGTTGGTGCGCACAGGTGCTGGCTGCCCACAGATGCGGTCTCCGCCCAGCTGTGGGCTATGAGCTGAACCCGTGGCTGGTGGGGCTGGCAAGGCTGTATGCCTGGAGGGCAGGCTGTGCCGGCAGCGTCTGCTACCACCGTGAGGATCTCTGGAAGGTAACCTGGGGAGTCTTGGACTCCTTCAGACCCCACACCTGATCTCCACGCTTCATTTCCGGCTTGGCTCCCTTGCTGACAGCCCCAGGTGTCCCTGCCTCCTGGGCATGCTGGGGCTTGCACTCAGAAGTTGAGGTAACCCCATGCCCACTAGACCGCTTCCAGGGCTGGAGTTCCATTCCCTACTGGGGTGACCTCTTCCCACAGGTGAGCCTGAGGGACTGCTACaatgtgtctgtgttcctggcGCCCAGCGTGGTAGGTCTAGGGTTTGCTAGCcccaggggaggcccaggccactagtgtatgtgctgggcctggaggagctgggagggggcaCTTGTGttctgccctgcccaccccactctcctgctctctcccacaGCTCccactgctggagggaaagctACAGGCAGAACTACCTGAGGGGGCCCGCGTGGTGTCGGGGCgctaccccctccccacctggcagcCTGTGGCTGTGGTGGGTGAGGGCCTGGACCGTGTCTGGGCCTATGACTTCCACGGTGGTGGGCCAGGTGGGCAGGCTGCCCCAGCACCCAGTTCTGCCTTGGTCCCTAAGGCCCCTGATCCTCAGGCTGGCTGACCATTGCATTGTGGATACAATAAAGACTCACTGGGCTCCACCCTGACTCTTGTTGTGTGGAGGGTTGGGTTCAATGACATCCcaaggtggggctgtggggagggttCCCTGCTGGCCGGGGAGAGTTGTGCTCCGAGTTTATCTGATGACTGGTTAGCGGCTGCGGGTCCTTGGGCGCTGAGGCTTGGTTGGAGGTACGGCCCTCACTTTCTGTGGGTCTCCTGGACCCACCAGCTTCCTCAGCCTCAGGATCTCCTGCTTGTACCTGCTCAGAGGGACCAGCCTTAGGAATCTGCCAGGCCGTGGACAAGCCCTGCCTCTAGTGTTTGAGATCCACACCCATCCCACTTTTCTGAAAGCTCACCTGCCTAAGTGCTGGTCCACATACTCCTGAAGCTCAGAAAGTTGTGCCTCAGCCATCGTGGCTCTGACTAGCAGCTGTGCCCGCTCGCGTTCCAGCTTTGCCTGGCATTGGAGGGGCATAAGCCATGAGCCAGACAGAGTAGGAGGACGGAATCTCTGGCCACGCCTTGCCCCCTCACTACCTGGGTGCCATGATAGAAGTCCCGGAGTTTCTGGTGGATCTGGGCCCAGGATTCAGCTTCCAGGTTTCTGTGAGAGAAGAAGGGGGGTGGACATGAGGGCAGGTGTTGGCCCAAGAGCTGACCAGTGGCACTGCTCAAGTCGGGGCACCTAAATACTTGAGGTGCCGGCTGGGGGCAAGTCCAGGACAGCAAGGCCCCCCCCCTCCTGCCACTATGGGAGCCATCTGTGCATGGGGGGAAAGCGACCCCAGTGTCTGTAAGGGTGCTGATGGGGGCCTCCCCCTAGGCTGGGGGTTTGTTTCCCAAAACCCTGCAAGGTGGGCCTGCATAACCCCTGCTCATTGCAGTTGGAAGCATGGGGGCCCAGAGGCAAGGCTGTGAAGGGCACCAGGTAACCTGCTCCTGTCCTGTCCCCTGGCTCAACTGAAGCATCTTTTCCTGGGCTCTCCCTAACCTCCCACTTGAGGACAGCCCTTCTCCCGTCAGGGCCCCTCTTCACCCGGGCACTTGGCTTTTCTGTAATCATTAGTGTCTCCCATACAGACCTGAGGGAGGGCGCAGACCCACCGCTTTCACTGCTGCAACCAGAACCCCACCCAGCA is a genomic window of Eptesicus fuscus isolate TK198812 chromosome 4, DD_ASM_mEF_20220401, whole genome shotgun sequence containing:
- the ANTKMT gene encoding adenine nucleotide translocase lysine N-methyltransferase gives rise to the protein MEQDDPAEALTELRERRLSPSELLQVAAGSGLAAYAVWALLLQPGFRRVPLRLQVPYVGASVRQVEHVLSLLRGRSGKLVDLGSGDGRIVLAAHRCGLRPAVGYELNPWLVGLARLYAWRAGCAGSVCYHREDLWKVSLRDCYNVSVFLAPSVLPLLEGKLQAELPEGARVVSGRYPLPTWQPVAVVGEGLDRVWAYDFHGGGPGGQAAPAPSSALVPKAPDPQAG